The following are encoded together in the Thermosipho japonicus genome:
- a CDS encoding NADH-quinone oxidoreductase subunit D has protein sequence MGEVKLFFGPNHPGMHGNFSVHMYVEGDTVLKARPLPGFLHRGFEKLMERRLWFQNLALIPRICVPEPDINEACYAMAVEKIAKIEVPERAQWIRMIVLELARIANHLMSFPGIGGAIGLYTSSFWGTADRDRILDIFENLTGARVYHMYIIPGGVRKDLTPKIIKMIKETLNYIESRLPDYENLIFKNRIVQTRLKGIALLDRTTALELGVTGVGLRATGIPYDIRKVDPYLFYDKVEFEVPTATEGDAFSRVYLKYLEIPQSIKIIRQALEMMPEGKANVPISEGNALRYRVPKGQAYVHIESTRGEYGYFMVSDGGEKPYRVAVRGASYPQTFIGIEKYLPGTRIEDVPIWLATMDVCAPEVDR, from the coding sequence GGTGATACTGTCTTAAAAGCAAGACCACTCCCAGGTTTTTTACATCGTGGTTTTGAAAAATTAATGGAAAGAAGACTCTGGTTTCAAAATCTTGCACTTATACCAAGAATTTGTGTTCCAGAACCTGATATAAATGAAGCATGTTATGCAATGGCTGTTGAAAAGATAGCAAAAATAGAGGTTCCAGAAAGAGCTCAATGGATAAGAATGATTGTTTTAGAACTTGCAAGAATAGCAAATCATTTAATGAGTTTTCCAGGTATTGGTGGTGCAATCGGTCTTTATACTAGTTCTTTTTGGGGAACAGCTGACAGAGATAGAATTTTAGATATATTTGAAAATTTAACTGGTGCAAGAGTTTATCATATGTATATTATTCCTGGAGGAGTAAGAAAAGACCTAACACCAAAAATAATAAAAATGATTAAAGAAACTCTTAACTATATCGAATCAAGATTACCTGACTATGAAAATCTTATATTTAAAAACAGAATCGTTCAAACCAGATTAAAAGGCATTGCATTATTAGATAGGACAACCGCTTTAGAATTAGGTGTTACAGGTGTTGGACTAAGAGCAACTGGAATACCATATGATATAAGAAAAGTAGATCCTTATTTATTTTATGATAAAGTTGAATTTGAAGTACCTACTGCAACAGAAGGTGATGCATTCTCAAGAGTTTATCTAAAATATTTAGAAATTCCACAAAGTATAAAAATTATCAGACAAGCATTAGAAATGATGCCAGAAGGTAAAGCAAATGTTCCAATTAGTGAAGGTAATGCTCTTAGATATAGAGTACCAAAAGGTCAGGCATATGTACATATAGAATCAACTCGCGGCGAATATGGTTACTTTATGGTTTCAGATGGTGGAGAAAAACCATATAGAGTAGCTGTTAGAGGAGCGTCATATCCACAAACATTTATAGGTATAGAAAAATACTTACCTGGTACAAGAATCGAAGATGTTCCAATTTGGCTTGCTACGATGGACGTTTGTGCTCCTGAGGTAGACAGATAA
- a CDS encoding FAD-dependent oxidoreductase, which produces MPKKDFFAPIKAWKFLFKKPVTIKVPYVKREAAERYRGFHINDWEKCIGCGTCAKICPTDAIRMVEVEDLPHEYGKKSQRPVIDYGRCSFCAMCVDICTTGSLKMTREYVHVSPDPEDFIYAPTEKGIHGIENIPVGWTKDENSDLLELDRVEMEMIEGEERSKSFIEYVKGYSKEQAMHEAARCVECGICTDRCPQHMRIPEYIKAIWKDDLKEAVNILLKGDLEQDMLGANPFSSVCGRVCTHKCEEACSIGNRGDAIAIRWLKRYIVDNISSYENVVNYKIEPRNKKVAIVGSGPAGLSAAYFLATMGYEVEVFESLSRPGGVMRYGIPSYRLPDEALDKDIAFIQALGVKIHVGVSVGKDIPLMELKEKFDAVYVSTGFTLGRSTNIPGTEHEDVIQALPLLREIRDFLRGEGPKPKIPKSLVVIGGGNVAMDVARSMARLQMMEYGKVDVKVSSLERTYEEMPADMEEIEEGSEEGVKFYPGWGPIKVVIENGKVKGVEFKKCLEVFDENRRFNPKFDENQKMILEADMVVEAIGQAPDYNYLPEELKEKLEFVRGRIVTNEYRQTPIKWLFAGGDIVHGPDIIHGVADGYWAAKGIDEYLRNEVK; this is translated from the coding sequence ATGCCAAAAAAAGATTTTTTTGCACCAATAAAGGCTTGGAAGTTTTTATTTAAAAAACCAGTGACAATTAAGGTCCCATATGTTAAAAGAGAAGCTGCAGAAAGATATAGAGGGTTTCATATAAATGATTGGGAAAAATGTATAGGATGCGGTACTTGTGCAAAAATATGTCCTACAGATGCAATTAGAATGGTCGAAGTAGAGGATTTACCCCATGAATATGGCAAAAAATCTCAACGTCCAGTCATTGATTACGGAAGATGTTCATTTTGTGCAATGTGTGTTGACATCTGTACAACAGGGTCCTTAAAAATGACAAGAGAATATGTACATGTTTCACCCGATCCTGAAGACTTTATTTACGCACCTACAGAAAAAGGAATACATGGAATAGAAAATATTCCCGTTGGTTGGACAAAAGATGAAAACTCAGACCTTTTAGAATTAGATAGAGTTGAAATGGAAATGATTGAAGGAGAAGAAAGATCAAAATCGTTTATCGAATATGTTAAAGGATATAGCAAAGAACAAGCTATGCATGAAGCTGCAAGGTGTGTTGAGTGTGGAATTTGTACAGACAGATGTCCACAACACATGAGAATTCCAGAATATATTAAAGCAATTTGGAAAGACGATCTAAAAGAAGCAGTAAATATATTGCTAAAAGGTGACTTAGAACAAGATATGCTCGGTGCAAACCCATTTTCTTCAGTATGTGGTAGAGTATGTACTCACAAGTGTGAAGAAGCATGTTCAATAGGGAATAGAGGAGATGCAATTGCAATTAGATGGTTAAAAAGGTACATTGTTGACAACATTTCAAGTTATGAAAACGTTGTTAATTATAAAATTGAACCAAGAAACAAAAAAGTTGCAATTGTAGGTTCAGGGCCTGCAGGACTTTCAGCTGCATACTTTTTAGCAACTATGGGATACGAAGTAGAAGTATTTGAAAGTCTTTCAAGGCCTGGCGGTGTCATGAGATACGGTATACCGTCATATAGGCTGCCCGATGAAGCTTTAGATAAAGATATAGCTTTCATTCAAGCACTTGGAGTAAAAATTCACGTTGGTGTTAGTGTAGGAAAAGATATACCTCTAATGGAACTAAAAGAAAAATTTGATGCTGTCTATGTTTCAACAGGATTTACACTTGGAAGAAGTACCAATATTCCTGGAACAGAACATGAAGATGTAATACAAGCTCTGCCATTATTAAGAGAAATAAGAGATTTTCTAAGAGGAGAAGGACCAAAACCAAAGATTCCAAAAAGTCTTGTTGTTATTGGTGGCGGTAATGTTGCAATGGACGTTGCTAGATCAATGGCAAGACTTCAAATGATGGAGTATGGTAAAGTAGATGTAAAAGTTTCAAGTTTAGAAAGAACATACGAAGAAATGCCTGCAGATATGGAAGAAATAGAGGAAGGATCAGAAGAAGGTGTAAAATTCTATCCTGGTTGGGGCCCTATAAAAGTAGTAATTGAAAATGGAAAAGTAAAAGGCGTAGAATTCAAAAAATGTCTTGAAGTATTTGATGAAAACCGAAGGTTTAATCCAAAATTTGATGAAAATCAAAAAATGATTTTGGAAGCTGACATGGTTGTAGAAGCAATAGGTCAGGCACCTGATTATAACTACCTCCCTGAAGAATTAAAAGAAAAATTAGAATTTGTAAGAGGAAGAATCGTAACAAATGAATATAGACAAACACCAATTAAGTGGCTTTTTGCTGGTGGCGATATTGTTCACGGTCCTGACATCATCCACGGTGTTGCAGATGGTTATTGGGCAGCAAAAGGTATTGATGAATATTTAAGAAATGAGGTGAAATAA
- a CDS encoding ferritin-like domain-containing protein produces MSIEDILKLAENFEIEGYRFYMSKKEEIKNSLAKEVLEFLKNMEKEHTEYIRSVRRALEENGEIPTASVDTTKEFFKERFTSQKISKTPSEDDIKDLSILRMALLIEKDFVNYYDKAAKRARELENEQLVKILENLKTWEESHVELVKKMIEKIYEKNSLDLGFYPF; encoded by the coding sequence ATGTCAATTGAAGACATTTTAAAACTTGCTGAAAATTTTGAAATTGAAGGGTACAGATTTTATATGTCCAAAAAAGAAGAAATCAAAAATTCGCTTGCAAAAGAAGTTCTCGAATTTCTAAAAAACATGGAAAAGGAACATACTGAATATATTAGAAGTGTTAGAAGGGCACTTGAAGAAAACGGGGAAATTCCTACTGCTTCAGTTGACACTACAAAAGAATTTTTCAAAGAAAGGTTTACATCACAAAAGATAAGTAAAACACCTTCTGAAGATGACATAAAAGATTTGTCAATTCTAAGAATGGCTCTTTTAATTGAAAAAGATTTTGTTAATTACTATGATAAAGCTGCAAAACGTGCTAGAGAGTTAGAAAATGAACAATTGGTAAAAATACTAGAAAACTTAAAAACATGGGAAGAAAGCCACGTAGAATTGGTCAAAAAAATGATTGAAAAAATATATGAAAAAAATAGCCTTGATCTTGGATTTTATCCTTTCTAA
- a CDS encoding nucleotide sugar dehydrogenase, which translates to MSKLYEKILNKSAIIGVMGMGYVGLPLAVEKARAGYNVIGFDIQQKRVDMINEGKNYIGDVNDEELKQLVSEKRLKATTNFNELANCDVISICVPTPLDKFKQPDLSYIIQTAEDISKRLRREQLIILESTTYPGTTEEVVLPILLKSGLEVGKDFYLAFSPERVDPGNMRYKTRNTPKVVGGVTSECTKYAKALYENVLDAPVFPVSSPKTAEMSKILENTFRLVNIALVQEMTKVAEKMNVNIWEVIDAASTKPFGYMPFYPGPGIGGHCIPIDPFYLSYKAREYDLHLMLVEQAGQVADEMPYYVVQRLGDILNEFKKPFNGSKILVLGVAYKGNIDDMRESPALKVIEILERKKAEVYYFDPFVPEFSLNGKNYKSIDLDKEVLKNFDGAIITTAHTIGIDYEYIIENLPFVFDTKNVLKNFKNREKIYVL; encoded by the coding sequence ATGTCAAAATTGTACGAAAAAATATTAAACAAAAGTGCTATTATTGGTGTAATGGGAATGGGATATGTTGGACTTCCACTTGCAGTTGAAAAGGCAAGAGCTGGATACAACGTCATTGGCTTTGATATACAACAAAAAAGAGTAGATATGATTAATGAAGGAAAAAATTATATTGGAGATGTCAATGATGAAGAATTAAAACAACTTGTAAGTGAAAAAAGGCTTAAAGCCACTACCAATTTTAACGAACTTGCAAATTGTGATGTAATAAGTATATGTGTTCCCACACCGCTTGATAAATTCAAACAACCAGATCTTTCATACATTATTCAAACTGCAGAAGATATCTCTAAAAGACTACGTCGTGAACAGCTAATAATTTTAGAAAGCACAACATATCCTGGAACCACCGAAGAAGTAGTCCTACCTATACTTCTAAAATCTGGGCTTGAGGTAGGTAAAGATTTTTACCTTGCATTTAGTCCCGAAAGAGTTGATCCAGGAAATATGAGATATAAAACGAGAAATACTCCAAAGGTGGTTGGTGGAGTAACCAGTGAATGTACAAAATACGCAAAAGCATTGTACGAAAATGTGCTCGATGCTCCGGTATTCCCAGTAAGCTCCCCTAAAACTGCTGAAATGTCCAAAATCCTTGAAAATACTTTTAGATTAGTTAATATTGCATTAGTTCAAGAGATGACAAAAGTTGCTGAAAAAATGAATGTTAATATTTGGGAAGTAATAGATGCAGCTTCAACTAAACCGTTTGGTTACATGCCATTTTATCCAGGCCCAGGTATAGGTGGGCACTGTATCCCTATCGATCCATTTTATCTATCATACAAAGCAAGAGAATACGATCTTCATTTAATGCTTGTAGAACAGGCAGGTCAGGTTGCAGATGAAATGCCTTATTATGTTGTCCAAAGACTCGGTGATATTTTAAATGAATTTAAAAAGCCTTTTAATGGCAGCAAAATATTAGTTCTAGGAGTTGCATACAAAGGAAATATAGATGATATGAGAGAAAGTCCTGCATTAAAAGTAATAGAAATATTAGAAAGAAAAAAAGCAGAGGTATATTATTTTGATCCATTTGTACCAGAATTTTCTCTAAACGGAAAGAATTACAAATCCATAGATCTTGATAAAGAAGTCCTTAAAAATTTCGATGGAGCAATTATAACCACTGCTCATACAATTGGAATAGATTATGAATATATAATAGAAAATTTACCATTTGTTTTTGACACTAAAAATGTTTTAAAGAACTTTAAAAACAGAGAAAAAATATACGTTTTATAA